In Pseudomonas sp. P5_109, the genomic window TCAGCCTGATGAGCCATATCCGCCTGCAAACCGCCAAGGACCTGCACGCAGAAGGCAAACCGCTGATAGAACATCCGGCATTCGCCGTGATTGACTTGCTGCTCAACGAATACAAGCGTCCGGGCAAGGCTGCCGGTGGCGGTTTCTACGAGTACCCGGCGGGCGCCCAGAAACATCTGTGGCCTGAGTTGAAGACGCGTTTCGAAAAAGTCGACGGGCAGATTTCGCCGAGGGATGTACGTGATCGCCTGCTGTTCGTGCAGGCCATCGAAACCGTGCGCTGTGTGGAAGAGGGCGTGTTGACCTCGACGGCGGATGCCAACATTGGCTCAATCTTCGGCATCGGTTTCGCCGCCTGGACCGGCGGTGCGCTGCAGTTCATCAACCAGTACGGCGTGCGGGACTTTGTTGCCCGCGCCGAATATCTGGCCAAGCAGTATGGCGAGCGGTTCGCGCCGCCCGCATTGCTGCTGGAGAAGGCGGCCAAAGGGGAGGCGTTCTAAGGGCCCGATGACACATTTCGGGGCTTGCCTTGTCACCGTGTTTCAAGGCAGGCTCTGGGGTGTGCATTATTCCCATCACGTGTCAGGTATTTTTTATGTCGTTACGCATCTGCATTCTGGAAACCGACCACCTGCGTCCGGAATTGGTTGACCAATATCAGGGCTACGGGCAGATGTTCAAACACCTGTTTTCGCAGCAACCGATTGCCGCCGAGTTCACGGTCTACAACGTGGTGCAGGGTGAATACCCAAGCGACGACCTGACATTCGACGCTTACCTGGTGACGGGCAGCAAGGCCGACTCCTTCGGCACCGACCCGTGGATCGAAACCCTCAGGAAATATCTGCTGACTCGCTACGAGCGCGGCGACAAGCTGTTGGGCGTCTGCTTCGGTCATCAGTTGCTGGCGCTGCTGCTCGGTGGCAAGAGCGAGCGTGCAACCCAGGGCTGGGGTGTCGGCACCCACAACTACAAGCTGGCCGCCAAGGCTCCGTGGATGAACCCGGTGCGCGAGGAACTGACACTGCTGATCAGCCACCAGGATCAGGTCACGTCGCTGCCGGAGAACGCCACGGTCATCGCATCCAGCGATTTCTGCCCATATGCCGCCTACCACATCAATGATCAGGTGCTGTGCTTCCAGGGGCATCCGGAATTCATCCACGACTACTCCCGCGCCCTGCTGGAGATTCGTCAGGAGGCTCTGGGCGAACACATTTACTCAAAAGGCATTTCGAGCCTTGAGCACGAGCACCACGGCGCGACGGTTGCCGAGTGGATGATGCGGTTTGTTGCGCACAAGCCAGAAGCCAAAGCGGTTTAAAAGCTAGAAGCTTCGCGAGCAAGCCCGCTCCCACAGTGGATCTTTGGTGTTGCAGAGATCCACTGTGGGAGCGGGCTTGCTCGCGAATGGGGCAACCGGATTGCACCGTGGAAACGCAGTCCTACAACCACCCCGACTTCTTGAAACTTGCCCACAACCCCACGCAGCCCACCGTAATAAACCCCAGCACCCCGAAATACCCGTAGTGCCAGCTCAATTCCGGCATGTTCTGGAAGTTCATCCCGTAAATCCCCGCCACTGCCGTCGGGAAGGCCAGAATCGCCGCCCAGGCTGCAAACTTGCGCTGCACCACACTCTGGCGTGAAGCCTCCAACAGGACGCCGACCTCAATCGTCTGGCTGGCAATATCCGCCAGGGTCGTCAGGTCTTCCATCTGCCGCGTTACATGGATTTGCACGTCGCGAAAGTACGGGCGCATGTTTTTGTCGATGAACGGGAAGCTCAACTTTTGCAGTTCTTCACCGATTTCCACCATCGGCGCGGCAAACCGGCGCAAGCGCAAGACATCGCGACGCAGACTGTGAAGCTTTTGAATATCGCGCTCATTCAGCGCGCTGCACATCACGTTGCGTTCCAGTTCATCGATCTCGGCGTGGATCGCTTCGCCCATCGGCTGGTAGTTTTCAATGACGAAATCGAGGATGGCATAGAGTACGAAATCTTCCCCGTGCTCAAGCAACAGCGGACGTGCCTCACAACGCTGGCGGACGTAGGCGTAGGACGCCGAATGACCATTGCGTGCGGTAATGATGTAACCGTTACCGGCAAAAATATGGGTCTCGATGAACTTGAGCTTGTCGTCTTCCCTGATGGGCGAATACGTCACGATGAACAGCGCATCGCCGAAGGTTTCCAGCTTCGGCCGGCTGTGCTTTTCCAGGGCGTCTTCAATGGCCAGTTCGTGCAGGTTGAACTGGCGTTGCAGGTTGTAGAGTTCCTCGGCGTTCGGCTCCTCGAGGCCGATCCAGACAAAGTGCCCGGGCTTTGCCGCCCAGGCTGCGCCTTCGTCGAGGGTGATATTGGTGACTTTCTTACCGGCGCTATAAACCGCAGCAGCAACAACTCTACCCATGATGGTGGTTCACTTCTTTGGCAGCTTTCAATTGGCAACAAATGCAATGGCAGTGTTGATCAGCTTAGCCTCGCAAGTGTTTGAGAGTCAGTTAAATCTGCCGAGTTCGCCGGTAAAGATTCGCAGGCAAAAGAAAACCCGCATCGGGCGGGTTTTCCAGTTCAGGCGGCTTGCAGTTGCCGGTCCATCGAATCGATGCATTCACGCATCTGCTCGCGGCACTGGGCAATCAGCATGGGCATGTCGTCCAGGCTCAATCCAACGGTAGGAATCGCCGGCAACGAGCGAATCAGAATTTTCCCGCTGCGCCAGCGGTTCAATCGCATGTGTTTGACGTAACTGCTGACACACACCGGAACGATCGGCACCCCGGCGGCGATGGCCATCTGGAAGGCGCCTTTCTTGAACGGCAGCAAGTCTTCACCCAGGTTGCGCGTGCCCTCCGGGAAGACCCAGATCGAGGTGTCCTTGTTCTGCAGGGTGTGGGTGGTGGTCAACATCGACTTGCGCGCCTTTTGCGCATTGCCACGGTCGATCAGCACATTGCCGGCCAGCCAGAACAACTGCCCGAACAGTGGCACCCATTTCAGGCTTTTCTTGCCGATGCACACGGTACGGCGGGGCACCACGTTGCCAAACACAAACAGGTCGTAGTTGGACTGGTGATTGGCGATGATCACGCAGCTGTCAGGTTTATCCATCAACGGCCCGACTTCGGCCTTCACCCGCAAACGCAAGATACACATGGCCGGCCATGCGTACAGGCGTGCGCACAGGCGGCTGTTGTCCGGGTTGAATGGTCGGCACAGGCCAAGAATCACACCCAGCACACCCGCCACGATAAAGTGCAGACCCATCAATGACATACGCAACAAAAACAGCATTTACAGGCCCCACCGGGACAAAAGGTGGCGCAGTGTACGGATGTGCACTGTTTTCGGCAATTGCTGCCCGGGAAGAGGGAGATAGCCGATGTTTGTGCTGATGTTTCCGACTAATCGGTAAGATGCTGTCTAGAGCGGTTACAGACGTTTAACAAACCGATGTATGAAAAAGCCCGACACGGCGGTCGGGCTTTTTGATGCAGCAGGTCCGGGCTTAACCCAGATGTTCCTGGTCCTGGATGATCGCGTTGTCCAGTGCCTCCAGCAGCGCTTTGCGTACCTTCAACTTGGTGTTCTTGTGTGCGGTCATGTTGATCTTCTTCAACTGACGGGCCGCCGCCAGGGCCGCGCCCTGCAGTTCCTCGGCCGACACCACCACATCAAGGAAACCGGCAGCCACGGCGCCTTGTGGATTGAACATCTCGCCGTTGACCACCGAACGCTGCAGCGCCACCTTGTTCAGGCGATCACGTGCGATCTCGATGCCCGCGTGGTGCATGGTCATGCCGATCTGCACTTCGTTAAGGCCAATGCTGAACGCGCCGTCTACGCCGATGCGATAGTCCGCCGACAACAGCAGGAACGCACCCTTGGCCACCGCATGCCCCGGGCACGCCACAATCACCGGGAAGGGGTGCGACAGCAGGCGACGAGCCAGGGTCGAGCCGGAAGTCACCAGCGCCACCGCCTCTCTAGGGCCGGATGTCATCACCTTCAGGTCATAACCGCCGGAGAGAATGCCCGGCTGGCCGGTAATGATCACCACCGCACGATCAGCCACGGCCTGATCCAGCGCAGTGTTGAACGCGGCAATCACATCCGGGGAGATGGCATTGACCTTGCCATTGCTCAAGGTCAGGGTCGCGATACCGTCTTCGAGATGGTAAGAGATCAACTCACTCATGACGCTATTCCTTTCAATAAAGTTGGGCAGACGTTACCCACCGCCGTAGGCCAGGTAAAGCGCCGTGACTGACCCGCCAGTCACCCTTTGCCCGCCCGCCAGGCGTAACCCGCCGCGCCTGCCGCGCATTCCCCTCTATATAGAAGAGGTCACGAAGCCGGAGATTGGCCGGTTTGCCATGGCCCGGAACGACGGCAAACGCTGAATCGCGTTAACCGCATGAAAATTCTGAAAAAAATGTTTGCCATCGGAAAAGCTTTCGACTACATTAGCGCGCCTCGACAGACAGAACATGTTTGAAGAGATACGGTGAAGTGTCCGAGTGGCTTAAGGAGCACGCCTGGAAAGTGTGTATACAGGAAACTGTATCGAGAGTTCGAATCTCTCCTTCACCGCCACATTCTGTAAACACAAACCCCTGATTTTCCTAGAGAAAGTCGGGGGTTTGTGGTTTTTGGCGTCTGAAAAAGGGCGATATGGGAATACCGGGGACTTTTTGGCTCTTCTCGGCTTAACAAGCCCGGTTGCTGAATGTGCAGCGACGCTTGGAAAGTATCCCGCCTAAATTAAGGCTGGCAGGGTGGTAACCAGCCAAAAACGCAGTAAGCGTACCGTCTTACGCAACTCTCGGAGTTTGCCTACAACTTCAGCAGGGGCCACCGGATATTCTTGTACCCGCCCCGAACAGAATCTGAACCTCAGACACGAAAACGCCGCTTTCCTATTGCTGGTTGATTGCGGTATCTGGTTAGGTGTGACTGCGGAACCTGACTGCAGTATTGAATAGGGCTTGTCGCAAGAATGAGAATTGAACTAAAGAACCTTATCAAAGCTGCTCTGTTGATTTTTGCGGTGTGGCTCGCGCAGTTCATTGAGCATGAAACACTGACAGTATTCATCTTTACCACTGTATTTTCATGTGGTGGGTATTTTGCTGTTCGCAATCGCAAGAGTATCAGTGCTTTTGCAAGAAAATGGCCAAGCTCACTGGTCTTCACCGCATTCATTTTTTACATTTGCAAAATCGTGGCAGAAAAAACCATCAACGCTACCACTGGCATTGAAGTCGAAAATATCAGGTACGCCTCGACCATCGGCGGCTTCATTTTATC contains:
- a CDS encoding amidotransferase; the encoded protein is MSLRICILETDHLRPELVDQYQGYGQMFKHLFSQQPIAAEFTVYNVVQGEYPSDDLTFDAYLVTGSKADSFGTDPWIETLRKYLLTRYERGDKLLGVCFGHQLLALLLGGKSERATQGWGVGTHNYKLAAKAPWMNPVREELTLLISHQDQVTSLPENATVIASSDFCPYAAYHINDQVLCFQGHPEFIHDYSRALLEIRQEALGEHIYSKGISSLEHEHHGATVAEWMMRFVAHKPEAKAV
- a CDS encoding magnesium and cobalt transport protein CorA; amino-acid sequence: MGRVVAAAVYSAGKKVTNITLDEGAAWAAKPGHFVWIGLEEPNAEELYNLQRQFNLHELAIEDALEKHSRPKLETFGDALFIVTYSPIREDDKLKFIETHIFAGNGYIITARNGHSASYAYVRQRCEARPLLLEHGEDFVLYAILDFVIENYQPMGEAIHAEIDELERNVMCSALNERDIQKLHSLRRDVLRLRRFAAPMVEIGEELQKLSFPFIDKNMRPYFRDVQIHVTRQMEDLTTLADIASQTIEVGVLLEASRQSVVQRKFAAWAAILAFPTAVAGIYGMNFQNMPELSWHYGYFGVLGFITVGCVGLWASFKKSGWL
- a CDS encoding 1-acylglycerol-3-phosphate O-acyltransferase produces the protein MLFLLRMSLMGLHFIVAGVLGVILGLCRPFNPDNSRLCARLYAWPAMCILRLRVKAEVGPLMDKPDSCVIIANHQSNYDLFVFGNVVPRRTVCIGKKSLKWVPLFGQLFWLAGNVLIDRGNAQKARKSMLTTTHTLQNKDTSIWVFPEGTRNLGEDLLPFKKGAFQMAIAAGVPIVPVCVSSYVKHMRLNRWRSGKILIRSLPAIPTVGLSLDDMPMLIAQCREQMRECIDSMDRQLQAA
- a CDS encoding crotonase/enoyl-CoA hydratase family protein produces the protein MSELISYHLEDGIATLTLSNGKVNAISPDVIAAFNTALDQAVADRAVVIITGQPGILSGGYDLKVMTSGPREAVALVTSGSTLARRLLSHPFPVIVACPGHAVAKGAFLLLSADYRIGVDGAFSIGLNEVQIGMTMHHAGIEIARDRLNKVALQRSVVNGEMFNPQGAVAAGFLDVVVSAEELQGAALAAARQLKKINMTAHKNTKLKVRKALLEALDNAIIQDQEHLG